Below is a window of Methylosinus sp. PW1 DNA.
GGCGATCGCCGCCGCCGCGGCGATATCGGCGATGGTCCACAGAGGATTGGCGGGCGTTTCCACCCAGACGAGACGCGTCTCGCCGGGGCGGACCGCGGCTTCGAGAGCAGCCGCATCCGCCAGATCGACGAAGTCGATGCGTAAGCCCCAGCGCGTCGCAAAATCGGCGAGCCAGCCACGCAGAGCCCAATACATGACCTTAGGCGCAATCACATGATCGCCAGGGTCCAGAGCGAGAAAGACAGACGTGGCGGCCGCCATTCCCGATGAGAAGAGAAGCGTTTCCGCCCCTCCTTCCAGCGCGTTCAATGTCTGAGCGGCGACCGCATATGTCGGATTGTCGGGACGCGAATAGATACGCCCTTCCGGGAAGCTGTTGTCGCGCCCGCGCTCATAGGTCGTCGACGGATGAATGGGCGGGATGAGCGCGCCGACGGAGGCGTCGACCTTTCCGCCGGCTTGCGCGGCTATAGTTTCAGGCTCGGTCATGCGTGCGGACCTCGATTTGACGGAAGAAGGCTGCGAGCCTTCGAATATGAGAAGCGCGCCGTCGAGCAGCGAACCGGCGCGCAGGGGCGGTCTTCACGATTTTGCATTCGCGCCCTTTCGCTTGTCGAACCTCGCCGAGGCCTTGTCGCCGACCCATTGCAGCGCGGACACGAGCGCTATGAGCAGGAGGACGACGACGATCATGACATTGGTCTCGAAGCGCTGATATCCGTAACGAATGGCGAGATCGCCGAGCCCGCCCGAGCCGACCGCCCCCGCCATGGCGGAAGCGCCGATCAGCGTCACGAGAGTCACGGTGAAGCCGCTCGTGAGGCCCGGCAGCGCTTCTGGAATCAGCACTTTCGAAACGATCGTCCAACGGCTGCCGCCCATCGCGCGCGCCGCCTCGATCAGGCCCGGATCGACCTCGCGAAAGGACAGCTCGGCGATGCGCGCATAATAGGGGATCGCCGCGAGCGACAAGGGAACGATGGCGGCCGCAACGCCGATCGACGTGCCGACGATCCATCGCGTGAGCGGAATCGCCGCGACGAGGAGAATGATGAACGGAACGGATCGGACCGCGTTCACGACCGCGCCGATCAGCCGGTTGAGCCAAACGCGCTCGACGATTCCGTTTCGATCGGTCATGACGAGCAGCAGTCCGAGCGGCAGCCCCAGCGCGAGCGAAACGAACCCGGCGGCCACTGTCATGACCAGAGTTTCGAGGAAAGCTCGCCAGAGCAGCTCAATCATCGCCGGCGACATGGCCGAGAACCTCCGCCCCGCTCGCGCGCTGGCGCAGATAGTCCAGCGCAGCGGAAAATCGCGCTTGATCGCGCCCATCGGCTTCGAGAAACAGCGCGCCGATCTCCTCGCCATTCACGCGGTCCACGCCGCCGTGGACCAGGGTGGCGCGCAGACCCGTCGCGAGGGCGAGATCCGCCAGCAGCGGCGCGCGCGCCTCAGCGCCGATGACGACGATTTTCAGCAGGGTTCGCTCTCCCCGGCCGGGGACGAGGCGCGCCGCGAGCTCGTCCGGCAATGTCGGTCGAAAGGCGCGCAGAAGGCTGCGGGTCGTCGCGGCGCCCGGCGAGGCGAAGATACGCCAGCTCGGCCCTTCTTCGACAATTCTCCCGCCGTCGAGCACCGCCACGCGGTCGGCGATGGCGCGAACAACGCTCATTTCATGCGTCACCAATAGGATGGTGAGATCGAGCTTGCGGTTGATATCCCGCAGCAATTCCAGGATCGCGTCCGTCGTTTCGGGATCCAGGGCGGACGTCGCTTCGTCCGACAGCAGCAGCGCCGGTCGCGCGGCGAGAGCGCGCGCGATGCCGACGCGCTGCTTTTGGCCACCGGAGAGCTGCGCCGGATAGGCGCTCGCCTTGTCGGCGAGCCCGATCAGATCGAGCAGCTCGGCGACGCGCGCTTTGCGGGCGGCGCGCGGCTGGCCTTCGATCTCGAGCGGCAAAGCGATATTGCCCGCCACGGTCTTCGCCGACATTAGATTGAAGTGCTGGAAGACGATGCCGATTCTACGACGGAACGGCTGCAGCTCGCGCTCGCTGAGCCCGATGATCGAACGCCCTTCGATCTCGACGTCGCCGCTGTCGGGGCGCTCGAGACCATTGAGGCAGCGGATGAGCGTCGACTTGCCGGCGCCGCTGCGGCCGATGAGGCCGAGAACCTCGCCGCGGCGAATCGAGAGCGAGACCTGGTCCAAGGCGATCGTCCCACCGAACCGCTTCGTCACCTCGCGCAGCCGCACGACAGGCGGCGGGCCGCTCTCGCTCGACGAGTCGAGCGTCGATGCGTCGAAGGAAAACGTCGGCGCGTTCAAGCGGGACCTTCGGGGCAATCGTCATTGTGGACGCCGGCCATGGAATTCACCATGCGGGAAGGCCTGTCCCATGGAAGATTTTTGTCAGCGCGTTCTTCACCACGTCGTTCTGATAGGCGCCGACGAGCGTCCTGACCCAGGGCTCGTTCTCACGGCCGGCTTTTACAGCGATGAAGTTCCGGTAAGGATTGTCGGCGACAGGCTCCTGCGCAATGCGATCCTCGACGCGCAGCCCGGATTTGAGCGCCCAATCGGTGTTGACCACCGCGGCCGAAAGGTCGTCGATGACGCGACCGACGACGCCGGCGTCGAGCTCCTTGATCACGAGACCTTTCGGATTATCGACGATGTCCGCGGTCGTGGCGAGTATGCCCGCGCCGTCGCGCAGCTCGATCAGCCCGACCCGTTGCAGGAGGATCAATGCGCGCCCCTCATTCGACGGATCGTTGGGAACGCCGATGATCGCGCCTTTCGGCAAATCGGCCGGAGAACGGACCTTGCGCGAATAGAGGCCGATCGGCCAGACCGCGGTGAAGCCGACAGGCGTGATGTGGTAGCCGCGCGTCCTGATCTGATTATCGAGATAGGGCTTGTGCTGAAACGCATTGGCGTCGACGTCTCCGCGTTCCAAGGCCTCGTTGGGCTGGGTGTAGTCGTTGAAGACGACGGTCTTTATGGTCAACCCATTCGCGGCGGCCTGCGCCGCCACCACTTTCCAAAGGTCTTCATCCTCGCCGCCGATAATGCCGACACGCACTGTGGCCGCGACCGCCGGCGCCGCGAGAAGCGTGAGAGCGGAAAGGGCGAGAGTCGAAGCCAGCGCGAGCCAGAAGATCGAACGGCGAACGCATTTCACTAAGGCCGCTTCGGTGGAAGCGCGTCCCGCTCTGTTTGGAGCCCTGGTCATTGCGTCGATCCTGTGGCCGCGTGATCTCAGCACAAAAAGAGCTAACCCTATCGGGAATGTCAATATAGTTGGCGATCGATCGGGAACCACGCCGAACCGGCGAGCAGGTCTCGAACGAGGAGGCGATCGACTACGCCCGCCGGCTCGCCTCGACAGAATCGCGGAGGGCGCTCAAAGCGTCGCCCCCGTTCTCGCCGCTCGAAGCAGGCGCAGGCGCTTGCCATGCAGCCCGGGACCGAGGAAGACTTCAGCCTCGCTCTCGCTTTGCGGGAGCATGTCCAGTCGAAACGCAGGGAGCGGCGCCCATGCGAATTCTCTTGGTGGAAGATCAGAGCGAGCTCGCGGGAGAAATCCGGCGACGAATGCGGCGCGATGGTTTCGCGGTGGATCATGTCGGCTCGGTGGGCGATGCGCTGGAGGCGCTGCGGGCGCATTCTTACGCCGTCGCCATGCTGGATCGGCGACTGCCGGATGGGGATGGTCTCGCCATCGTCCCGGAGATCAGACGGCGTCAGCCCGGCAGCCGCGTGCTGGTCCTCTCCGCGCTGGATGCGGTGGACGAGCGCATCAACGGCCTCGACGCCGGCGCCGACGACTATCTCACCAAGCCCTTCGACCTCGACGAGATGATGGCCCGCATACGCGCGGCCTTGCGCCGCCCGGGCGCCGACGCCGCCCCGCCGATCCGCGTCGGCGCGCTGGAATTCGACCCCGCAACGCGCGCCGTCGCCATCGACGGCCGGCCCGCCGTGTTCCATCATCGCGAGCTGGCGCTGCTCGAGGGGCTCGTGCGCCGCGCCGGCCGTGTCGCGGAGCGCGAGGCTCTGGCCTCGGAGATTTGGGGCTTCGACGAGCCTGTGCAGTCGCATGCGTTGACGATCATCGTCTCGCGCGTGCGCGCGCGCCTGCAGAAGCTCGAGGCGCGCGTCGACATTCATATGGTGCGCGGCGTCGGCTATTTTCTCTGCGAGACGGAGGAATGAGGCCGCCGCCCTCGCTCACGCGCCGATTGATCGTCGATCTGTCCTATATGCAGCTCATCGCCATCGTCGTCGCATGGCTCGGAACCACGGCGCTCGGCGGGCTCGGCATCGTCGGCGCCAATGATTATTGGATCGATGAATTCTACAGCTATTACTATATTCGCGATCTTGTCTTGCAATCGATCGTGCGGGACGCGGACGGAACGCGGCATATCGAGCCCAATGCGGCGCTCCGCGACGAGATGCGACGCACCCCGACTTTGCGTTACGCCGCTCTGGAGTCGATCCGCGGACCGGCTCTCCCCGGCTCCTCCGAGGATATTTCCGCGGCGCTCATCGGGATCACTTCGGTGGAGACGCGCGGGCTCGACTTTTTCTTCATCTCCGATGCAGGCCGTCGCACGGCGGCCTCCGTCTGGCGCTGGAAGACTCCGACCGGGAACCTATTCATCGCCTCTGGCGGCATGACCTTCAACTGGAAGGATGTCGTCTACGCTTTTCGAAACGAGCTCGTCTCCCAGAGCCTCTATCTCGCGGTGGTGTTCTCCGTTTCGGCGGCAGTCGCCTGGCTCGCCGTGCGACGCAGCCTCGCCCCTTTGCGGCGCGCGGCGGAAGCGGCCGAACGCATCGATCTCGAATCGCTCGGCCAGGGCCTATGCGTCGATGATGCGCCGAGCGAGATCCGCCCGCTCGTCGATGCGGTGAATCGAACGCTGAAGCGTCTCGACGCCAGCGTCGCGCGCATGCGGCGCTACACCGCCAACGCCGCGCATCAATTGCGCACG
It encodes the following:
- a CDS encoding methionine ABC transporter permease, which produces MSPAMIELLWRAFLETLVMTVAAGFVSLALGLPLGLLLVMTDRNGIVERVWLNRLIGAVVNAVRSVPFIILLVAAIPLTRWIVGTSIGVAAAIVPLSLAAIPYYARIAELSFREVDPGLIEAARAMGGSRWTIVSKVLIPEALPGLTSGFTVTLVTLIGASAMAGAVGSGGLGDLAIRYGYQRFETNVMIVVVLLLIALVSALQWVGDKASARFDKRKGANAKS
- a CDS encoding methionine ABC transporter ATP-binding protein, whose translation is MNAPTFSFDASTLDSSSESGPPPVVRLREVTKRFGGTIALDQVSLSIRRGEVLGLIGRSGAGKSTLIRCLNGLERPDSGDVEIEGRSIIGLSERELQPFRRRIGIVFQHFNLMSAKTVAGNIALPLEIEGQPRAARKARVAELLDLIGLADKASAYPAQLSGGQKQRVGIARALAARPALLLSDEATSALDPETTDAILELLRDINRKLDLTILLVTHEMSVVRAIADRVAVLDGGRIVEEGPSWRIFASPGAATTRSLLRAFRPTLPDELAARLVPGRGERTLLKIVVIGAEARAPLLADLALATGLRATLVHGGVDRVNGEEIGALFLEADGRDQARFSAALDYLRQRASGAEVLGHVAGDD
- a CDS encoding MetQ/NlpA family ABC transporter substrate-binding protein, yielding MTRAPNRAGRASTEAALVKCVRRSIFWLALASTLALSALTLLAAPAVAATVRVGIIGGEDEDLWKVVAAQAAANGLTIKTVVFNDYTQPNEALERGDVDANAFQHKPYLDNQIRTRGYHITPVGFTAVWPIGLYSRKVRSPADLPKGAIIGVPNDPSNEGRALILLQRVGLIELRDGAGILATTADIVDNPKGLVIKELDAGVVGRVIDDLSAAVVNTDWALKSGLRVEDRIAQEPVADNPYRNFIAVKAGRENEPWVRTLVGAYQNDVVKNALTKIFHGTGLPAW
- a CDS encoding response regulator transcription factor, whose translation is MRILLVEDQSELAGEIRRRMRRDGFAVDHVGSVGDALEALRAHSYAVAMLDRRLPDGDGLAIVPEIRRRQPGSRVLVLSALDAVDERINGLDAGADDYLTKPFDLDEMMARIRAALRRPGADAAPPIRVGALEFDPATRAVAIDGRPAVFHHRELALLEGLVRRAGRVAEREALASEIWGFDEPVQSHALTIIVSRVRARLQKLEARVDIHMVRGVGYFLCETEE
- a CDS encoding HAMP domain-containing sensor histidine kinase; translation: MRPPPSLTRRLIVDLSYMQLIAIVVAWLGTTALGGLGIVGANDYWIDEFYSYYYIRDLVLQSIVRDADGTRHIEPNAALRDEMRRTPTLRYAALESIRGPALPGSSEDISAALIGITSVETRGLDFFFISDAGRRTAASVWRWKTPTGNLFIASGGMTFNWKDVVYAFRNELVSQSLYLAVVFSVSAAVAWLAVRRSLAPLRRAAEAAERIDLESLGQGLCVDDAPSEIRPLVDAVNRTLKRLDASVARMRRYTANAAHQLRTPVAILRARLENPEERGFRVDLQRDTRRIQLIVEQMLVAARLTEGQASPDRDLDLSAVARGIVADYSPLIFKARRRIAFEAPAAPVALRSNRVAIECALANLIDNALRAEPEGGTVLVRVGADRTIRVIDHGEGVDEKHRGLIFEPFWRRSDETPGNGLGLAIVQELIALLGGRIGVETTPGGGATFALSFPARRREARDESDHARP